The stretch of DNA TGTGGGGCTATTTCGGGCAAGCGTTTCTTGAGATCGGGATATTGTTTGAGCAGATCTTTGAGTCGGGTTTGCGGCGTTATCTCGCCCACAGGTTGTGTGGTTTCCTCTTTCTCGGCGGTCGGAGTGTCGGCTGTTTCGACAGTCGGAGCTTCGGCGTCGGCGTGGCTCCAGGTGAGTAATGTCTGCGAACCTTCCAGCGAACGGATGTGCGTACAGTCCTGCATCATCTCGAGCACACCGCGGAAGCGACCCTCTTTGTCGCGAACGGCCACGTAGATGATGTAGATGAAGAGGCCCGGCTTGTTGATCCAGAACTCGGCACGGTCTTGTTCGCCGCTGCGAAGCTTGTCGATCACCTCGCGAACGATGTGTGCACTCTTCCTCGGATGGCAGTTCATGACCTCGCGTCCGATCACATTTTTACTGCGTGGGAAGACGCGATGGTCGGTGTCGGAGTAGAAACACACCAGTTCGTTCTCGTCGACGAAAGAGATGTCGATGGGCAGATGTTGATAAATCAGGTTGATTTGCTCGAGCGAGAGCCGGCCGGTGGTCACGTCCAACTTCTCGCCTGCCCCTGCGCTATAGCCGTATTTGGAGAGGAGGGCCTGCAGTTCGCCAGCCAGTCCGCCGGCGGCTGCTTCCGATGCGGCGGCAGAACGGCCTGTGGAAGTAGAGGAAGCGGCCTTTGGCTGATGGGCTACGGAGAAGAAGGCGAAACCAATTTCCTGATCGCCCGACTTCATATCCTCAAACTCCTCTTCACTGATCAGAGCGAGCGAAGTAGGGTATAGAATGTATTCTTCCTTCTCCATGAGGTCGCGCGCATACAGAATCACCCGTTCTTGTTGAGCGATGAACTCCTCTTCGCGGTCTTCGCGCAGTAATCTTTCGGCCTCTCGAATCTCATCGCGCACCATATCGTCGAACGTCCACATCGTGGTCGTGGGCCGGGTGAATCCCTTTCGTTCCAACATGGGGTAGAGTTGGTTCTGCTTGCGTTTGTAGTGCAGCGGATATTGTGAGATCTGTTCGTAGAGCTCGAGCCATTGATTCTTGATCATCGGATATTGCATCAGGTCTTCCACGGCCAGCAAGAGCCGCTTCATCTCTTTGTTTTCGTTGAGATAATGCATGATGGGATGATCTTCGGGCAGGTTGGGCAGCGTATTGTCGAGCTGATCTCCCAGCATGCCGATGACAGAGTGGATGTCTTCCCGGATGCACTCGTCGCTGGTTTCCTCGGTCATGGTCTGCTCGATATAGGCCACATGATAGGCACTCACCTTTCCCACTCGCTGCCGAATCTGCTCTTGTGCCTCCTGGGCAGAGAGTTTTCCAGCCTTGAAAGCAGTTTCTATCTCGAAAAGAGCCTGCATTTTCTCTGTATCGAGATGGGGCAGATAGCTCTTCATTTGATTTTCCATTTCTCTTGTTTTTATTGATTGATGATGTCGCAAAGTTAGACAATCTATGTCAAAGATTAGGTAACAAATGTTACCCTATCGAATTAAAAAAGGTTAACCTCTCTCGGTTCCATTTGCAAAAGCTAAGAAAACGCACACCAAAAGCTAAGAAAACGACATGCAAAAGCTAAGAAAACGACATGCAAAAGCTTAGCTTTTGCAAGCGCGCCTCGCAACCAATGAAAAATCAATACTTTGCAAGGGATGAGTAGAAGAGCTGTCATAGTTCGCCAACGGGCACAAAAAAGGCATCCTTTCAGGGGGGTGCACTCTGCCGATGGCTGCCAGAAGAGAGGCTCTTCTTTTCACCATCTGGCGACACTCGGCCTTGAAAGGATGCCCGTTGAAAGGGTTGATTTACTTCACCAACTTCAAGTCGTAGTTATTGGCACTGGCTGCTTCTTCGAGCTGATCGTTGACAACGCGCAACGTAGCGTCGTCTTTCACGAGCAGATAGAGCGCATTGTCTTTGTCCATCGCCAACTTATAAGCCGTTACGGGCTGGCCTTTCACGTCTTTCTTGATCACTTCCACCTGGCCGGTATAGCTCTTTGTATCGTCTTTTCCGTCTTTGGCTTGCAGGTAAACTTCTTCCAAAGTAAACGTCTTTGCAGAGTCTCCGGCCAAGGTTACGGTGTATTTGATGCCCGGACCGTCGGCAGCGGGGATGGTTCCGGCATAGGTGAGCGCGGCGGTTGCAGCCGAATCGGCCACCATGGTCGTGTCGTTGGCGTTCTGATCTGTTGCGGTCTTGCCCTTCTGTTGGCAAGAAGCGATGACTGCACAAGCAGCCACAATCATAAATACTTTCTTCATTTTACGTCTTATTTGATTAAAAACTGAGTGCAAACTTAGATATTTTACATTGAAAAGAAAGCAGATCCTTTCATAAAAGTATTTAAAAGCCCCACTGTAGCCACAATTATAACTACCTTTGTGCTTCATTCAACAATAACAACACGAAAAGAAATAGCCGCTATGAGTCAAGTGATCATCACTAATGTCACCGATCCCGTTTGCCCGTGGTGCTGGGGCGAGGAACCGTTTTTCAGAAAGTTGGAAACCCATTTCCCCGGCCTCATTGCCTGGCGCCATGTAATGGGCGGACTGGTGGAGGACATGAACAAGAACAAACCCGCCGACATCGATGCCGACACCTATTATAATAAGGAGAACAAAGACTTCATTACCCACTGTCTGGAGACTGCCGAGAAACACGGGATGCCCATTCGGACGGAGAGGTTCAACCTGTTTTCCGAAACAGAGAACTCGTCGTTCCCGCTCTGCATCGCCTTTAAGGCGGCACAGATAGCGAATGCCGAAAAGGCCGATCTCTTTCTCTATAATCTGCGGGCAGCCGCGATGGCCGAGGCCCGACAAGCTATCGCCGAAGCCGAACTCATTGCCATTGCCGACGAAAGTGGCATCGACATCGCCGCTTTTCTCGACTCATTGAACGATGGTTCGGCCGAAAGGGCTTTCTGGCAAGACGTTGAGGAGGCCAAAAAACTCAAGGTAGAGGTGTTCCCCACCTTTGTTTTCGAGTATGAAGGCAAGCAGATGCCCCTGAAAAACTTCCGCGACTACAACACGATGGCGGCCATGATCAAGGCCGTTAGCGGCGGAAAGCTATTGCCGCAAGCCGTTCGTTTCTCGTCCGAGGCTCTGCTCGAGTTGATGGAAACACACCCACGCCTGTCGGCAGAAGAGGTGAAAGAGGCTTTCGACTTTGCTTCTCTTCAAGACATGGAGGCTGCTATCGCTCCTCTCTTGGCCTCGGGCGAACTGCTCAAACAGCCCGCCGACAACAGCTATTTCATAAGAAAACCCGCCAAAGGCATGGCCTGCGACTTGACAACGGGCATCTGCAAATAGAATGAAACAAGAGAGAAAAGGCTCTACAAAAAGTATTAAACAACGCTAACAAATACATTTTTCGCAAACAAGGTTCGTCCTTTTGTCGTATTTTTGCAAAGCAGATGATCGCGCGGAATAAAAAAACGCGCGCATGACAAGTGGCCAATAGGCATAAAACAAGCATTTTGCACATGAACTGTAACAAACACCTCAGACGTTTTTTGGCATGGATGTTCATCGTAACATTCATGTCGGTGTTTGCTATCAAAGACTTTCATGTGCACGAGGATCATCCTTCCAAGGTGCACTTCGCTTGCGATGGCACCACGAAGGCTTTCCAATCCTCGTGTTTCATCTGCGACTTTATTCTGCATAAGGCAAGCGCACCAACGCTGCAAACCTATCAGCCCGCGGTGTTTGCCACTATTCTTACGCCTTATGTCTTTACTCAACAAACGGTTTACCGCCACGTTGAAGCGGTAAACACTCACTCGCCACCCGTGCGCGGATAAGTTTTTTCACACCCATTATCCTCCTATTGTATCTATTCGTGAGGGCAAATACGCCTTTTCGGATGGTATGATGGGCTACATTCACCTTTTTATCACTGGAGACCGAACGATGTTCGGTGACTCCTCCCATCAGTAATGAACAACTGTTGGACGGGGCATGCTGCCGCTATCAACCACGGTGCACGCCAGCCAACACACATAGATGTATGGTTAAAAGAACTTTTCTTTGCATCGCACTCGGTGCGAGCATCGCGCTATGGACTTCTGCAAAGGCATCGATCGCTCAGAAAGCGACTTCGCTCAGTGAACAAACCGACACCACAAAAACAAAAAACAACAAGAAAAACGGTGGGTCGGAACTTGGAAAAGAACACAATATCGGCGAGATTGTGGTAACGGGCGTGCGCCAGCAAGCCAGCGTCAACAGCGTAAGCGACAGGATAGGCGAAAACCTGATCGACCGTTCTATGGGCAAATCGCTCGCTTCCATCCTCGAACATGTTAGCGGTGTCAGCTCTATTCAGACGGGAACCACAGTGGCCAAACCTGTGATCAACGGCATGTATGGCAACCGTATCCTCATCGTTAACAATGGAGCGCGGCAGACAGGACAGCAATGGGGAGCCGACCACGCTCCCGAAATAGACCAAAACAGCAGTGGGTCTATCGAGGTGATCAAGGGTGCTGAATCGGTAAGATATGGCTCTGAGGCTCTCGGCGGTATCATCGTGATGGAGCAAAAGGCTTTGCCTTACGGGCAAAAAGGCGTTTCGGGACATCTGCGGACACTCTATGGCAGTAATGGTAAACGCTATTCTGTCGTGGCACAAACCGAGGGAACAATGCCTTTCTGCAATAGTTTGGCTTGGCGACTGCAAGGCACCTATGCTAATTCGGGCGACCAAAGTACGGCCAAATACTTGCTGAACAACACGGGTTATCGCGAACACGATTTCTCGGCGGCATTGGGTTACCATCGCCATGCACTTCAATTGGAAGGGTATTACAGTATGTACAACCTGAAATTGGGCGTTCTGCCCAGTGCACAAATGGGTAGTGAGGATCTACTTAAACAGCGTATTGCGCTCGGACGACCCGTGGAAGTCGAACCCTATACTCGCCACATCGACTACCCTTTCCAGCATGTTGTTCACCATACGGCCATCGGTAAGGCTTCTTTCGATGCGGGCAAGTATGGTCGTTTTCAATGGCAGACTGCCTTCCAGGCCGACGATCGCAAGGAAAATCGTATCCGACGAATGAACCTCTCGAGTATTCCGGCTGTGAGTATGTACCTCACCTCGTTTCAAAACCAACTGAAGTGGAATTTGGCCTACAACAGATGGAACACTGAAGCAGGTGCCTCTTATCTGCACATACGTAACCGCAACCAAGAGGGAACGGGCGTTGTGCCACTGATCCCTAACTACACGGAGTACGACTTGGGCGTTTATGCCATACAGAAGTATCGCCATGAGCATTGGACGGCAGAGGCTGGCATACGCTTCGACAACCAAGAAACGCGTGCTTCGGGTTATGACTACACGGGAAAGTTGTATGGCGGACATCACATTTTTAGTAATTTCTCGTACAATCTCGGGACAAGCTATCGCCTGAACGAGCAATGGAAGATTACCTCCAACGTAGGTTTGGCGTGGCGGGCACCACATGTGCACGAGCTTTATAGCAATGGGAATGAGCTGGGATCGGGTATGTTCGTCATGGGCGACTCAACCATGCGCTCCGAACAGAGTACCAAATGGGTTACGTCGCTATCCTATCGCACGGCCTTTGCCGAGGTCCGGATGGATGCTTACCTACAATGGATCAAGGGTTACATCTACGATGAACCGGAAAAAGGCAAGTATATCACGGTGATTTCAGGTTCTTATCCGCTGTTTCAATATAAGCAAACCGACGCTTTCTTCCGCGGAATCGACTTCGATGTACGGCTCAAGCCGATACAACACTTCGAGTACCATCTGCTGTCGGGTCTGATCTGGGCCAACGAAAAGCGGACAGGCAACTATCTGCCTTATATTCCCTCAGCACGCTTCGACCACGACTTGACGTGGGAAGACATTCGGGTAGGTAAGGCAAACGCTTGGTTGCAATTGAAACATAGACTGGTTTTGAAGCAGACACGCTTCCATCCTGCCAGCGATCTTGTCGACTTTACGCCGCCAACCTACAACCTCTTCGGCTTCGAAGCTGGCATCGAATGGCCGCTGAGTAGACAGAACAAACTGCGGATGCTCCTCTCTGCCGACAACCTTTTTAATAAAGAATATAAGGAATACACCAATCGCTCGCGCTACTACGCCCACGATATGGGGCGCGATGTACGCTTTTCGGTCGGTTGGTTTTTCTAAAAACGACAAAACATTGACAATTAAACAACAAAAAATAATAAGGTTATGAAAAAGAATTTCTTTCAATCAATGCTCACATTATCTTGTGCTGCATTGTTTACTTTGGCATTCACTGCTTGTGACAACAAAGTAGATACGCCTGTCAACGAGAATGATCACAAACTGCACGAAGACCCGACGAAGGTGACTGTACAACTGGTTCAGGGTCACATGCACGCCAATTGGCGTACGGTTGACACGAATGGAGGTTTTCATCAAGACTCTGAATCGGGTGCCAAATATCTGAAACGCATCCAAGAAATCACCTATGAGGTAAAGCCTGGCACGGGATGGACACTGGCAAAGGGTAGTGCTGACAAGTTCTATGTAGTGAAAGCGCACGACTATAGCACGGAAGTGGATTTCGAAAATCCTGCTCCCGTGTATCTGCTGTTCATCAAATACTATAACGCTAAGGGTGAACTCATCAACGAACAGTTCGTCAAAAATGGACAAGACGCTATTCATCAACACTTCTTTACTGTTGAGAATCAAAAGGAGATGATGAGCGGAAAAACTATCGCCGGCACCCAAAACACCACCGACTATATCGATTATAAATACGCAGACACGACACCTTGGGACAAAACGCAACATTTCGATGGTGCTCAACTTACCGGAAAGACCAATCCCATTGGATTCAAAGGTGTGATGAAGTTCTTGAAAGACGATGTCACGATGGATCTTCGCATCCGCCTCTATCATGGCTATAAAGGCAAAAAAGACCCAAAAACGGGTGAATTCAGTCCCTATTACCGCTTCTCACCGGCACAATTACAGTTGGGCACATGGGACATTAACTTCACCATTCCTGTTGTAGTGTATGCCGATAGAGAAGATTATATCTCTGATTCGGCCTTTCAAGAGAATATGGATATCGACCATTTCCCCGAGAATGGCTTCTCTGATGCTGTCAGCAATAAGGTGATTCACCGCATCATGAAGGCCTACAACCTTTCCTGGATCGAGGCCCTGCGCGACTATCACGCCTCTTTCTATAAAGCTGCGCCACACGATCTGGGTAAGGGTATTTGGCTATAAGTTTCGCCATGCCTTATGAGCAGAGGCTAAAAAATAAATAACGTGCGTTCCGTTTATTTCGAAACGCACGTTATTGATTGTTCTCCCAAAAGCCTTCAAGTATACGTTGAAGGGAAGACAGGCCTCTTTTCAGATCCTTTTCTGAGTCTGTCTCAATGTCAACATGTCTTTAGGTATGCCCGCTTGGATCTCTTCGACCAGCAGACTGCGCAGGGTTTTACGGATAAAGTTTTTACCAGTGATCATCACAATCTCGCGTGTTGGTACGGGAATGGCAAAGGGACGCACCAAGCGTCGTTGCTTCTCTTCCAGCTGATACACGGCTAACTCCGGAATAAAGGTAAGTCCTTTTCCACTCTCTACAATACGCATAAACGTCTCGATGCTACCCAGCGTATAGGCTTTCTTCGCAGCTGAAGCGGCTTTCAGGTGGCAAAACTTCACTAATTGGTCGCGAAAGCAATGTCCTTCATCCAACAACCAGAGATATTCTCCCGTCAAGTCGGCCGTCTTGATGCTTTCTTTGTCAAAGAGAGGATCGCCTTCTGCCACGTAAGCAAAGAACTGTTCGTAGAACAACGGTATGCTCTCAAACTCGTCCAGCCCTTCTAATTGTGCCAGAATACCAGCATCTACATCGCCACGCACCAAAGCTCGCTTCATGTCCTCTGTCTTCATTTCCACGATACGCACGTCCATATCAGGATATGTTCTCATGAGTTGCGGAAAAAAGCGCGGTATAAGGTAGGGTGCAATGGTGGGTAAGATGCCGATGGTAAACGTTCCTTGCAACGAATGTTTCTCTTCTTCCACCGTCTCTTTCAGCTTTCGTGCACGTAGCAATACTTTCCAAGCCTGCTCTACAACCAATCTTCCGGTGGGCGTTGGGGCAATGGGCTGACTCTTCCGGTCGAAGAGTTTCACACCCAATTCGTCTTCCAGCTTCTGCACCATCGAACTGAGCGTGGGCTGTGTAACGCCACAATGTTCGGCAGCCTTGGCGAAATGCCGAAAGCGAAACACTGCCATTACATATTCCAATTGTTGAAGTGTCATGTCTTTTCTTTATTGTTTTTCTTGCACAAAGGTACGGGGATTTTGCCATCCTGCAAAAAGCCTTTCCTTCTTACCGAACGTTGAGCCGATCTATCTGTATTTCTCCGCTGCCATGCACGGTCTTATCCAACGACCGAGTCGAACCCCATAGCTTGATATCGCCGCTTCCAAAGAGTTCAGTCTTCACCGCTCCGCAATTCTGTAAGCCTGCTTCTATGTCACCACTACCGTAGAGTGAAAACTCTATTCTATCGGATTGAAGCTGTTTCAGGGTCATATCGCCTGAGCCTTTAAGCCGAACCTCGGCGCGTTGACAACTCACTCCATCGAACTTTACGTCGCCACTACCATTTAGAGAGACCCGGAGCTGATCGCAAATCACCTGTCCAAATTTGACATCTCCACTACCGATAAGCGATACTGTCAGTACATCTGTGTCCATCTTCCTGATGACAGAGAAGTCGCCTGAGCCTTTCATCTCTAAGGAAATGAGGTCAGGGGATGTCAGATAGATGTCCACTTCCGAGTCTTTTCCAAAAGAGAATCCTCTTTTCTTCACCCGTTCGATGTACAAAGTCTCACCACTCACTCGCAATATGATATTCTTTAATTCCTCTTGCGTACCGATCATCTTCGCTTCACTCTTCCCACCTTGTACAAAATGCACGTCATAAGGTGCTAAAAGCACAATACGTTTAAAATAGGTCAACTCTCGCGTTGTCGTCATACGTAGCTTCTTTCGGTAGTTCGTACCGTAAGAACAAGAGGCAAAACCCACACCCGCGATACATAACGCGGCCATCAAAACAAAAAATCGATGTTTCATATTTTCTCCTTTTTAAATAAATAATCATCCGTAAGACGAACCGGACAGACGGATAGTTGCAAGAAAACATTTTTTATAGAATCAAGTAAGGATTTTGCCACCAACATCACAAGAGGCCTTCACTCCCAAAGCGCATCTCCGACTCTCCTCATTAACTCCTCGTTAGAAGCATGTCTACCACATAAGCAATAGCGGTTCAGGAGACGATTCTTCCCTTAACTCTTCGCTCCACGGGCTTCGATGGCCCCAAAGGCATAATAGGAGACGAAGAGAGCCCAAACAGAGATAAAGAGAAAGAGGAGGGTGCAGAGTGCAACACTTGCGAATTGCAATAGAGGAAAATAAGTCGGCAAGCCCGATGCATCACCTATCGACTGCCCCACGGCAGACTGTAGCTGAGCCAAAAACAAGATGCTCACGGGCAAGAAGAGTAGTGCTCCCACCACCACAGCGATGAAAGTTGTGAAGAAACTGATACCGAAGAGAAAGCCCCAATGCCTCAATCCCGTGACGTAAAAGGGCAACAAGTGTTTCCGCAACTTTGCTTCCCGACAAAAGAAATACTTTATTGTCACGTAATGAAAGGGCACTAAAAGCAACAGTCCTCCCGTTGCAATGATCAATAAAGCCCACATCCAGACAGAAGAGGAAGCTCCGGCTATCGTCACTCCCGTCGGTGCAAGTCCGAAACCTCCGATAGCCAGAACAACAATCTGTCCTATCGCAAAGAGGAGTGCACCCAAGAGAAAACTTATCTTCATCGCCTTCATCAGATTAGCCTTGACACCGTTTTCCTGAAGCAAGCCCATTACTCCGGCTAAGACATACCCGAAGAGAGCCACTATTGCCATCTCGCCTCCCAAAAAGAGGAGACTCTCGGCAAGCCTAATGCCTTCAGCTGCACCTTCGCCCAAGAGTGTAGTTGTGAACAGCAGGTAAAGCCCGCCCGACACCAGAGCATAGAGCAGGCCAGGGATCCAAAGCCGACAAATAAGAGTGGAGAAATGAGTCAATAGCAACGCTGCCCCTGCTTTGATACAGCCCGAAACACTTCGGTCTTTATACAATTCTGTTTCCATTTTTATTTTGTTTATCGATTGGTCAAATAGAGATTCTTCTGCCTTGTCCCAATCCAAAGAATCTATGAAAAATAACTTTAGGGATTGCCGGCGACACCCCTTCGCCGCAATTCTGCACAGACGATAGCTGTTGCTACAGCCACGTTCAGACTCTCAGCCGTTTCCACTCCTTTAGGGAAAGAAGGGATCAACAAGGTCTGTTTGATGCGTTTTCGGATAGGGAGCGAGAGACCGCGTCCCTCGTTTCCCATGACAACGACGCCGTGGGGCACAAGAGAGGGATGTGCAAAGAGGTCTTCACCGTCGAGCATTGTCCCATAAATAGGGCAGTTTGCAGGGAGAGCATCGAGGAGAGCGTCGAGATCTCCGTATTCTACCCTGACGCGGGCAATGCTTCCCATTGTAGATTGCACCACTTTAGGATTGTAGACATCGGCCGTGTCGAGACTACAGATGATGCGACGGATGCCGAACCAGTCGGCAATACGGACGATTGTGCCGAGGTTACCCGGGTCTTGTACGCCATCAAGCATCAACGTCAAATCTTCCGTCTCGATGGGT from Prevotella sp. oral taxon 475 encodes:
- a CDS encoding DUF438 domain-containing protein; protein product: MENQMKSYLPHLDTEKMQALFEIETAFKAGKLSAQEAQEQIRQRVGKVSAYHVAYIEQTMTEETSDECIREDIHSVIGMLGDQLDNTLPNLPEDHPIMHYLNENKEMKRLLLAVEDLMQYPMIKNQWLELYEQISQYPLHYKRKQNQLYPMLERKGFTRPTTTMWTFDDMVRDEIREAERLLREDREEEFIAQQERVILYARDLMEKEEYILYPTSLALISEEEFEDMKSGDQEIGFAFFSVAHQPKAASSTSTGRSAAASEAAAGGLAGELQALLSKYGYSAGAGEKLDVTTGRLSLEQINLIYQHLPIDISFVDENELVCFYSDTDHRVFPRSKNVIGREVMNCHPRKSAHIVREVIDKLRSGEQDRAEFWINKPGLFIYIIYVAVRDKEGRFRGVLEMMQDCTHIRSLEGSQTLLTWSHADAEAPTVETADTPTAEKEETTQPVGEITPQTRLKDLLKQYPDLKKRLPEIAPQFKMLNTPLGKLMIGKVDVQMMSDRSGVPLERLLSELRRLTGA
- a CDS encoding copper resistance protein NlpE N-terminal domain-containing protein: MKKVFMIVAACAVIASCQQKGKTATDQNANDTTMVADSAATAALTYAGTIPAADGPGIKYTVTLAGDSAKTFTLEEVYLQAKDGKDDTKSYTGQVEVIKKDVKGQPVTAYKLAMDKDNALYLLVKDDATLRVVNDQLEEAASANNYDLKLVK
- a CDS encoding DsbA family protein — its product is MSQVIITNVTDPVCPWCWGEEPFFRKLETHFPGLIAWRHVMGGLVEDMNKNKPADIDADTYYNKENKDFITHCLETAEKHGMPIRTERFNLFSETENSSFPLCIAFKAAQIANAEKADLFLYNLRAAAMAEARQAIAEAELIAIADESGIDIAAFLDSLNDGSAERAFWQDVEEAKKLKVEVFPTFVFEYEGKQMPLKNFRDYNTMAAMIKAVSGGKLLPQAVRFSSEALLELMETHPRLSAEEVKEAFDFASLQDMEAAIAPLLASGELLKQPADNSYFIRKPAKGMACDLTTGICK
- a CDS encoding TonB-dependent receptor: MVKRTFLCIALGASIALWTSAKASIAQKATSLSEQTDTTKTKNNKKNGGSELGKEHNIGEIVVTGVRQQASVNSVSDRIGENLIDRSMGKSLASILEHVSGVSSIQTGTTVAKPVINGMYGNRILIVNNGARQTGQQWGADHAPEIDQNSSGSIEVIKGAESVRYGSEALGGIIVMEQKALPYGQKGVSGHLRTLYGSNGKRYSVVAQTEGTMPFCNSLAWRLQGTYANSGDQSTAKYLLNNTGYREHDFSAALGYHRHALQLEGYYSMYNLKLGVLPSAQMGSEDLLKQRIALGRPVEVEPYTRHIDYPFQHVVHHTAIGKASFDAGKYGRFQWQTAFQADDRKENRIRRMNLSSIPAVSMYLTSFQNQLKWNLAYNRWNTEAGASYLHIRNRNQEGTGVVPLIPNYTEYDLGVYAIQKYRHEHWTAEAGIRFDNQETRASGYDYTGKLYGGHHIFSNFSYNLGTSYRLNEQWKITSNVGLAWRAPHVHELYSNGNELGSGMFVMGDSTMRSEQSTKWVTSLSYRTAFAEVRMDAYLQWIKGYIYDEPEKGKYITVISGSYPLFQYKQTDAFFRGIDFDVRLKPIQHFEYHLLSGLIWANEKRTGNYLPYIPSARFDHDLTWEDIRVGKANAWLQLKHRLVLKQTRFHPASDLVDFTPPTYNLFGFEAGIEWPLSRQNKLRMLLSADNLFNKEYKEYTNRSRYYAHDMGRDVRFSVGWFF
- a CDS encoding hydrogen peroxide-inducible genes activator, whose product is MTLQQLEYVMAVFRFRHFAKAAEHCGVTQPTLSSMVQKLEDELGVKLFDRKSQPIAPTPTGRLVVEQAWKVLLRARKLKETVEEEKHSLQGTFTIGILPTIAPYLIPRFFPQLMRTYPDMDVRIVEMKTEDMKRALVRGDVDAGILAQLEGLDEFESIPLFYEQFFAYVAEGDPLFDKESIKTADLTGEYLWLLDEGHCFRDQLVKFCHLKAASAAKKAYTLGSIETFMRIVESGKGLTFIPELAVYQLEEKQRRLVRPFAIPVPTREIVMITGKNFIRKTLRSLLVEEIQAGIPKDMLTLRQTQKRI
- a CDS encoding GIN domain-containing protein, producing MKHRFFVLMAALCIAGVGFASCSYGTNYRKKLRMTTTRELTYFKRIVLLAPYDVHFVQGGKSEAKMIGTQEELKNIILRVSGETLYIERVKKRGFSFGKDSEVDIYLTSPDLISLEMKGSGDFSVIRKMDTDVLTVSLIGSGDVKFGQVICDQLRVSLNGSGDVKFDGVSCQRAEVRLKGSGDMTLKQLQSDRIEFSLYGSGDIEAGLQNCGAVKTELFGSGDIKLWGSTRSLDKTVHGSGEIQIDRLNVR
- a CDS encoding RNA methyltransferase, producing MISKAKIKFIHSLELKKNRTAEGLFVAEGPKVVRELMRVASPRLVVACEAWLRENHPPAETEVLCVSDEELQKASLLKTPQQVVGVFPKFSTEEKNLKPIETEDLTLMLDGVQDPGNLGTIVRIADWFGIRRIICSLDTADVYNPKVVQSTMGSIARVRVEYGDLDALLDALPANCPIYGTMLDGEDLFAHPSLVPHGVVVMGNEGRGLSLPIRKRIKQTLLIPSFPKGVETAESLNVAVATAIVCAELRRRGVAGNP